The following are encoded together in the Carassius auratus strain Wakin chromosome 34, ASM336829v1, whole genome shotgun sequence genome:
- the LOC113053569 gene encoding desmin-like isoform X2 codes for MSRAYSASAETASSYRRTFGSGLGSSVFSGRAGSSGSARVSSKVYEVSKTTSSPIFSSHRASSSSFGGGSMVRSYAGLGEKLDFNLADAMNQDFLNTRTNEKAELQHLNDRFASYIEKVRFLEQQNQALTVEIERLRGREPTRIAEMYEEEMRELRRQVDALTNQRSHIEIERDNLADDLQKLKQRLQEEIHLKEEAENNLSAFRADVDAATLARLDLERRIEGLHEEIAFLKKIHEEEIRELQNQMQESQVQIQMDMSKPDLTAALRDIRMQYEAIAAKNISEAEEWYKSKVSDLNQAVNKNNDALRQAKMETMEFRHQLQSYTCEIDSLKGTNESLMRQMREMEERNGREAGSYQDTIARLEADIAKMKDEMARHLREYQDLLNVKMALDVEIATYRKLLEGEESRITLPVQSFSALSFRETSPEQHHQQQPRASEVHSKKTVLIKTIETRDGEVVSESTQHQQDVM; via the exons ATGAGCAGGGCATATTCAGCTTCAGCCGAGACGGCTTCCTCTTACCGGCGTACATTCGGCTCTGGCCTGGGCTCCTCCGTTTTCTCTGGCCGTGCAGGTTCTTCTGGATCTGCTCGTGTGTCCTCCAAAGTTTATGAGGTGTCCAAGACCACCTCTTCTCCCATTTTTTCCAGCCACCGAGCATCCAGCTCTTCATTTGGTGGTGGATCAATGGTCCGTTCCTATGCTGGCCTTGGTGAGAAGCTGGACTTCAATCTTGCCGACGCAATGAACCAGGACTTCCTCAATACACGCACTAATGAGAAGGCAGAGCTGCAACATCTCAACGACCGTTTCGCCAGCTACATCGAGAAGGTGCGCTTCCTAGAGCAGCAGAACCAGGCCTTGACCGTGGAGATTGAACGTCTGCGGGGACGCGAGCCCACGCGCATCGCAGAGATGTACGAGGAGGAGATGAGAGAGCTGCGCAGACAGGTGGATgcactgaccaatcagaggtCCCACATTGAGATAGAGAGGGACAACCTGGCCGATGACCTGCAGAAACTAAAACAGAG ACTTCAAGAGGAGATCCACCTGAAAGAGGAAGCTGAGAACAACCTCTCTGCTTTTAGAGCT GACGTAGATGCTGCCACTCTGGCCAGGCTGGACCTGGAAAGACGTATTGAAGGCCTTCATGAAGAGATTGCATTCCTCAAGAAGATCCATGAGGAG GAGATCCGTGAACTGCAAAACCAGATGCAGGAGAGTCAGGTGCAGATCCAAATGGACATGTCCAAACCAGACCTGACTGCCGCCCTCAGGGACATCCGCATGCAGTATGAGGCTATCGCTGCCAAGAATATCTCAGAGGCTGAGGAATGGTACAAGTCTAAG GTGTCAGATCTGAACCAGGCAGTAAACAAGAATAATGATGCTCTCAGACAGGCCAAGATGGAGACCATGGAGTTCCGTCACCAGCTCCAGTCCTACACTTGCGAGATCGACTCTCTCAAGGGCACC AATGAGTCTTTGATGAGGCAAATGAGGGAGATGGAGGAGAGGAATGGCCGTGAGGCCGGTAGTTATCAGGACACCATTGCCCGCCTCGAGGCTGACATCGCAAAAATGAAGGATGAAATGGCTCGCCATCTCCGTGAGTACCAGGATCTGCTGAATGTTAAGATGGCACTTGATGTGGAGATCGCCACCTACAGGAAGCTTCTGGAAGGAGAGGAGAGCAG GATCACCCTTCCTGTGCAGTCCTTTTCTGCCCTGAGTTTCAGAG AGACCAGCCCAGAGCAGCACCACCAGCAACAACCGCGCGCATCTGAAGTCCACTCTAAGAAAACAGTTCTGATCAAGACCATTGAGACCCGGGATGGCGAG GTCGTCAGCGAGTCCACACAGCACCAGCAGGACGTCATGTAA
- the LOC113053569 gene encoding desmin-like isoform X1: MSRAYSASAETASSYRRTFGSGLGSSVFSGRAGSSGSARVSSKVYEVSKTTSSPIFSSHRASSSSFGGGSMVRSYAGLGEKLDFNLADAMNQDFLNTRTNEKAELQHLNDRFASYIEKVRFLEQQNQALTVEIERLRGREPTRIAEMYEEEMRELRRQVDALTNQRSHIEIERDNLADDLQKLKQRLQEEIHLKEEAENNLSAFRADVDAATLARLDLERRIEGLHEEIAFLKKIHEEEIRELQNQMQESQVQIQMDMSKPDLTAALRDIRMQYEAIAAKNISEAEEWYKSKVSDLNQAVNKNNDALRQAKMETMEFRHQLQSYTCEIDSLKGTNESLMRQMREMEERNGREAGSYQDTIARLEADIAKMKDEMARHLREYQDLLNVKMALDVEIATYRKLLEGEESRITLPVQSFSALSFRETSPEQHHQQQPRASEVHSKKTVLIKTIETRDGEIRTSEGINALSAQCVVSESTQHQQDVM, from the exons ATGAGCAGGGCATATTCAGCTTCAGCCGAGACGGCTTCCTCTTACCGGCGTACATTCGGCTCTGGCCTGGGCTCCTCCGTTTTCTCTGGCCGTGCAGGTTCTTCTGGATCTGCTCGTGTGTCCTCCAAAGTTTATGAGGTGTCCAAGACCACCTCTTCTCCCATTTTTTCCAGCCACCGAGCATCCAGCTCTTCATTTGGTGGTGGATCAATGGTCCGTTCCTATGCTGGCCTTGGTGAGAAGCTGGACTTCAATCTTGCCGACGCAATGAACCAGGACTTCCTCAATACACGCACTAATGAGAAGGCAGAGCTGCAACATCTCAACGACCGTTTCGCCAGCTACATCGAGAAGGTGCGCTTCCTAGAGCAGCAGAACCAGGCCTTGACCGTGGAGATTGAACGTCTGCGGGGACGCGAGCCCACGCGCATCGCAGAGATGTACGAGGAGGAGATGAGAGAGCTGCGCAGACAGGTGGATgcactgaccaatcagaggtCCCACATTGAGATAGAGAGGGACAACCTGGCCGATGACCTGCAGAAACTAAAACAGAG ACTTCAAGAGGAGATCCACCTGAAAGAGGAAGCTGAGAACAACCTCTCTGCTTTTAGAGCT GACGTAGATGCTGCCACTCTGGCCAGGCTGGACCTGGAAAGACGTATTGAAGGCCTTCATGAAGAGATTGCATTCCTCAAGAAGATCCATGAGGAG GAGATCCGTGAACTGCAAAACCAGATGCAGGAGAGTCAGGTGCAGATCCAAATGGACATGTCCAAACCAGACCTGACTGCCGCCCTCAGGGACATCCGCATGCAGTATGAGGCTATCGCTGCCAAGAATATCTCAGAGGCTGAGGAATGGTACAAGTCTAAG GTGTCAGATCTGAACCAGGCAGTAAACAAGAATAATGATGCTCTCAGACAGGCCAAGATGGAGACCATGGAGTTCCGTCACCAGCTCCAGTCCTACACTTGCGAGATCGACTCTCTCAAGGGCACC AATGAGTCTTTGATGAGGCAAATGAGGGAGATGGAGGAGAGGAATGGCCGTGAGGCCGGTAGTTATCAGGACACCATTGCCCGCCTCGAGGCTGACATCGCAAAAATGAAGGATGAAATGGCTCGCCATCTCCGTGAGTACCAGGATCTGCTGAATGTTAAGATGGCACTTGATGTGGAGATCGCCACCTACAGGAAGCTTCTGGAAGGAGAGGAGAGCAG GATCACCCTTCCTGTGCAGTCCTTTTCTGCCCTGAGTTTCAGAG AGACCAGCCCAGAGCAGCACCACCAGCAACAACCGCGCGCATCTGAAGTCCACTCTAAGAAAACAGTTCTGATCAAGACCATTGAGACCCGGGATGGCGAG ATTAGGACAAGTGAGGGCATAAATGCCCTCAGTGCTCAGTGT GTCGTCAGCGAGTCCACACAGCACCAGCAGGACGTCATGTAA
- the LOC113053570 gene encoding transmembrane protein 198-B, whose translation MASTAQILEFKFSPPSQDGSPERLFSCDEEIERRYEVVPSVVCSMCCLFGIIYCFFGYRCFKAVMFLTGLMFGSIIIFMLCYKERVMDTQLSVEASVGIGLGIGTLCGLVTMLVRSVGLFMVGLLLGLLVALASLVVLEEFYHPRTVWLPLGVLLGSGTLFAVLTLQWQRCFTTLSTAVFGAAVVTVTVDYFVELFALTRYIYERVKVDAPRPVCWFTWVVMGVWPVLALLGVLIQWKVTAEGYSHTEVFISHQQRRVQLMRIRQKEQRKECRKKKKKKPQIQPPQQQKYHHPLQTNPHPPNPPPKLQPPEPTHRRKPNTIRRFDGDVLSPSYIQNFRDRRTDRRGYSHDRLIGGSHIVDLDYDYGSRVPLTAHTGPAVRG comes from the exons ATGGCATCCACTGCACAGATTCTAGAGTTTAAGTTTTCCCCACCCTCTCAGGATGGGAGTCCAGAGCGTCTGTTCAGCTGTGATGAGGAGATTGAACGGCGCTACGAGGTGGTTCCGTCTGTCGTCTGCTCCATGTGTTGCCTGTTTGGCATCATCTACTGCTTCTTCG GATACCGCTGCTTCAAGGCTGTAATGTTCCTCACGGGTCTGATGTTTGGTTCCATCATCATCTTCATGCTCTGCTATAAGGAGAGGGTCATGGACACTCAGCTCAGTGTGGAGGCCAGCGTGGGCATCGGCCTGGGCATTGGCACGTTGTGTGGTTTGGTCACTATGCTGGTCCGCAGCGTGGGGCTTTTCATGGTTGGACTTCTCCTGGGTTTACTGGTGGCCCTGGCTTCTCTGGTGGTTCTAGAGGAGTTTTATCATCCGAGGACAGTGTGGCTTCCCCTGGGTGTGCTGCTGGGTTCAGGCACGCTGTTTGCTGTGCTCACGTTGCAGTGGCAGCGCTGTTTCACCACCCTCTCCACCGCCGTCTTCGGAGCCGCTGTGGTGACTGTGACTGTGGATTATTTTGTTGAGCTCTTTGCTTTAACAAGGTATATCTATGAGAGGGTGAAGGTGGATGCGCCTCGCCCAGTGTGTTGGTTCACTTGGGTGGTCATGGGAGTCTGGCCCGTGCTAGCGCTGCTGGGTGTTCTTATTCAGTGGAAGGTCACTGCTGAAGGATATTCACACACAGAAG TCTTCATCAGTCACCAGCAGAGAAGAGTACAGTTAATGCGGATTCGTCAAAAGGAACAAAGAAAGGAATGccgaaagaaaaagaagaaaaagccaCAGATACAGCCGCCACAGCAACAGAAGTACCATCACCCCCTTCAGACCAACCCTCATCCCCCAAACCCTCCTCCCAAACTCCAGCCTCCGGAGCCCACACACCGCCGCAAACCCAACACCATTCGCCGCTTCGATGGAGATGTGCTTTCTCCG AGTTACATCCAGAACTTCCGTGACAGACGTACGGACAGAAGAGGCTACTCTCATGACAGGTTGATTGGCGGCTCACATATTGTAGATTTGGACTATGACTACGGCTCCCGAGTGCCCCTAACAGCCCATACAGGCCCCGCAGTGAGAGGCTGA